One Hippoglossus stenolepis isolate QCI-W04-F060 chromosome 22, HSTE1.2, whole genome shotgun sequence DNA segment encodes these proteins:
- the tfec gene encoding transcription factor EC isoform X2 has protein sequence MSRCCVVKVITMTEIQLLQVQSHLESSKFHLHQSQNQQVKQYLTLGSKLASSAGQGHAIPHPHGPGQPLATMPIMRNGNMPSLSDGSNPTSPVTLLTMASHDSEFPMDEVIDDLISLESGFNDGGLDCMESNLLMQNNVSLSSSMLDVYGGEPELDTRVMAKERQKKDNHNLIERRRRYNINYRIKELGTLIPKSNDPDMRWNKGTILKASVEYIKWLQKEQQHARELETRQKKLEQANRRLLLRIQELEIQARAHGLPNMTTSLGTVELSSHLLKQQPQPQQASPQAPQAQQPQQPQQPQQPQQPTLYQDDPNSDYLQRIAAVAGVASIPTASGPQDHITGADGCTTFSDPLSHFTDFFSSTLKDEHRLDEILMDDPLSPFGTDPLLSAGSPGAASKDSSRRSSFSSAGEDDL, from the exons ATGAGTCGCTGCTGTGTGGTCAAAGTCATCACTATGACAGAGATCCAACTGCTACAG GTACAGAGCCACCTCGAGAGCTCCAAGTTCCACCTCCACCAGAGCCAGAACCAGCAGGTCAAGCAGTACCTGACGCTGGGCTCCAAGCTGGCCTCGTCGGCCGGGCAGGGCCACGCCATCCCTCACCCGCACGGCCCCGGCCAGCCACTGGCCACCATGCCGATCATGAGGAACGGGAACATGCCCTCGCTCAGCGACGGCAGCAACCCCACCAGCCCCGTCACCTTGCTCACCATGGCCAGTCACGACAGCGAG tttccAATGGATGAAGTTATTGATGACCTAATTAGTCTTGAATCCGGGTTCAATGACGGGGGCTTGGATTGCATGGAGTCAAACCTCTTAATGCAGAACAAT GTGTCCCTCAGTAGCAGCATGCTGGACGTCTATGGGGGTGAACCAG aactTGACACAAGGGTGATGGCCAAAGAGCGACAGAAGAAAGACAACCACAATTTGA TTGAAAGAAGACGAAGATACAACATCAACTACAGGATAAAGGAGTTGGGGACCCTCATACCCAAATCAAACGACCC GGACATGCGCTGGAACAAAGGCACCATCCTCAAGGCCTCGGTGGAGTACATCAAGTGGCtgcagaaggagcagcagcatgcAAGGGAGCTGGAGACCCGGCAGAAGAAGCTGGAGCAGGCCaacaggaggctgctgctgaggaTCCAG GAGCTTGAGATCCAGGCGCGAGCACACGGTCTCCCAAACATGACCACATCCTTGGGGACAGTCGAactctcctcccacctcctcaaACAGCAGCCGCAGCCACAGCAGGCGTCCCCCCAGGCCCCCCAGGCCCAGCAGCCCCAGCAGCCCCAGCAACCTCAGCAGCCCCAGCAGCCCACACTCTACCAGGACGACCCCAACAGCGACTACCTCCAGAGGATAGCCGCAGTGGCCGGCGTGGCCTCCATCCCCACCGCCAGCGGCCCACAGGACCACATCACCGGCGCTGATGGGTGCACAACGTTCTCCGACCCGCTGTCCCACTTCACAGACTTCTTCAGCTCCACGCTCAAGGATGAGCACCGGCTGGACGAGATCCTCATGGATGACCCGCTGTCGCCGTTCGGCACCGACCCGCTCCTGTCGGCCGGCTCGCCCGGAGCTGCGTCCAAGGACAGTAGTCGCAGGAGCAGCTTCAGCTCTGCCGGAGAGGACGACCTATAA